The Hevea brasiliensis isolate MT/VB/25A 57/8 chromosome 9, ASM3005281v1, whole genome shotgun sequence nucleotide sequence GGAAAATTAATCACAATCACAATATAttatttatcttaatttttttatttggttATTGATGatgttgaaatgaaattaatatcTATCTCTTAGTTCTACCAAAAAGCAAAATCTCTCTCATAGAAAAAAATCCAACCAATATCTACGAAATTTTGTGGACGCAGTTGGACAAAAGTTGTCCGCATGAGCCGCATTAATGGACTGCCTAAACAAACAGCGTTAATTGAAAGATCCAAATCCTTCTGTCGGTTTGGAAATTTGAAAAGGTTAACCTAAGGGCTTTCACCGCAAGAAAGTTAGAAAAAGTATGCATTACTATATGGGCCTTTTATCAAGTTGAAGGCCCAAATTTATCCAttagccttttttttttaaaggtaAATCAATATTACTGATCAATTATATGGACTTGAGCTCATTAAGTCCAAATTACAAAAGATCCTACACTAAAAAATGCCCCCAGCACCAAGCCCATGATCCCAAGCCTAAAGAAAAGACACCCTAGCTAAGCTGGAGGAACACGCCACTACATGAGAATGTAGATGTCTTTATAGTGCTATTTCGGAGACTCTAGCTCGCGGAGTAGTGAGACCAGAGGAGTCCTCAACTACAGCAACCCAAAGGAGCAAGAAGATTAGGTATGATCCATCACTCTAGGGATTAACTATGGGGATATGGTGCAAATAATGCGtcaatggctgccagattggagaGGAGTTCCAGCTACCCTGTTAAGGAAATTTATAGCCAAGGCCAAGAAGATAGGAGATCACAAGTGAGGTTCTCCTCGACCGTCTGATTTTTGCCTGATCCAAGGCCAGAGAAAATTACTGAATGCGGATTTCTACTAGAAGATATACCAATTGACTCGGTAAAGTTCCAGAAGTGCTGTTATTGCATGCATTATGTGTATGTTTCTTTCTAGGGACAAAGCAAAAACGAGCTCTACAACTAGGGAGCTCCACTAGATATGGAGATTATTGTGCTTCCTCATAAACGTTTTATTGATCTTTATGATTGATGGAACACTTACTTTAGTGTGTACACGAAATCAAATGTTTGATGGGAATGCGACTCGAAACACCCAGTTCACCTAGCTTTTTATTTGTTCCCTGACACTATAGGTGAAAAAAATTCCCATTTTATGGATTCAATTCCTATCAGTACAAAGTGCAGAATCGCACAGGAAGACCGAAAAAATTACCCACCAAAAAGGCTTCTACTGAAAAACTATTCATAATTTACCTAAAGGCATAGAAAATAAAACAATCTTAACAGTCTGCGGTTCCAATTTGTTTAAGAATAAAAATCAAACtgaaattttaatgttattttctaATTTGATTCTTTCTTAATTCAGTTCAACATGATTCAAGATCAattctcaatttttaaaataattttatataattatttttataaaaatcatacttgaattaacatttaatcttTGAAGTAaactattaatatataatatataataaaatatattttttaattatttctaaaaatataaatatgattatgaattaacatatatatatatatataataataataataaacttataattaaaaattataaaatgaccTATCCTATTTATGACAAAAATTACtaagaaaaaaatagagaaatgagaaataatattaaaaatatataacatatctaaaaaagtaataaaatatatatatatatatatatatatatatatatatatatatatatatatatatatatatatgtaaaatcaattctcattttaattttgataaaattttaatttgcttCTCAACGAAAAACCAAAACTAAACCaatagtttaaaataaatttgattcgatttgaaaCCTCAAAAATCATACACAGCCCTATCCAGAAGGGCTTAGAATTTGCTAAAAATACAATACTTACTAAACCTTTTACATGACACGGTCAGGCCAAAAATCTCCGACATCATAACATCAGAAGTATAATCAGATGAAGAAATAGCCTTTCCACAGCAAATTAGCCAAAGTGCACCAGAAGCTATACTTTCACATTGCAACTATTCCGAATATTAAGTGGAAAATGATATAGGCCTAGCAAATTAAAGAAATTCTTCACATCCAAATCAACTTTCAGAAACcacaaaaaaatataaaaaaaggaACATTAAGTCTCAGAACTATGCAGAATCCCCATTTCAAAACAGTATAGATTGCCACTACAAAAGCCACTCCAGCCACACCAAATCGAGTTGGTGTGCCCATATACTACCAACTACAAAGTAAACCTTTATAGAGATTCTTCTCAGTTTAACTTGAAGGCAACCTATCCTCCGTTTCACACACTTCGATATCTTAAAAGATACGTGATGAAAAGAATCAACTATATGTTACATGTGAGTGAATCCCAATATACCCAGTGAGTTCTTTTCTTCATTCCCTATAGACTCTGATGGGTTCTATATATTTATGAAGAAAATGGGAATCATAGAGTATCGGACAATTCTCAAGGATCAGGATTGAATTTTACAGATTCCCTCCAGATAAGCTCTTTGATATTTTCCTCGGTAAATGTTGGCTGCTCAAAATCAAAGATGAAAGGGCTTGGGCAAACAGGCTCCTCGTTGATATCATGAAGTGGTGCCAAGTAAGGATGGCGCAGTGCCCCATCAACTTCAGACCaccaggaaaaaaaaaaggaggaaaaGTCTTCATCAACAACCAAAGTAcaccaattctaagcatttaatagAACTTAAAAAGCCTCCATAGTAAAACATTATATTCAAATTGTTCATCAATTATATGATTCACTAAATGAGTATAACCAATATCGCACAGAGTATTCCACAGTACGCACACACTTCCATTAATAGCATAACTCCAAAGCAGATGGAGAATGTTTTAATTTGTGTCAATTATATACATAATTTTTAACATTGTTGTCAACTGTAGCCAATCACCAAGGGCGTATGGTAAAACTCCCCAATTAGTAATGAGGCATATATTTTGTAGAAAAAAGTTTCCATTTTAGCATCTGATATGACTCAATCAAGTGTAAAGAAAAATCTGAATATTTTCACCACGTACTCTCTTTACCCTTCCTCCTTCATGTTAAATATGccgtatcacattttgcattaatCTCTAAATCTCAACTTGCCACTACATTAAccaaaatagagagagagagagagagagagagagagagagagagtgagtcaATATGCGAGGTCACACCGAACTTTACCTGTAATGCGCCTGTTTGGATCAAAGACTAGCATCTGCTCTAACAAATCAACAGCACCTGGGGACATATTAGGAAATCTAGCAGCAAAATTTTGCCTTGGGTATTGAGGAAGCTGCCTAACATATCTTCGAGCATTATCACTTCGTAGGAAGCCAAGGCTGGAGTCATCCGGTGAACCAATGAGCTATAGAAATAGAAAATTTGATGCGTAAGTTATTTTACTGTAAGTAATCCACACAGTAATAGAGAAAAGGTAATCTCATATCTCAATAAGCCAACTATGTATTTCATTTTTTTGGTGCATGTTAACAGTGAGAAGGCACACAACCAGTACTGACCCAAGAATCTCAAGGCAACAATGGCACATAAGGGGAAAGAAAAAGAATTTAGGTCTTTGACCacaaacaaaaagaaaatacTTTCATTTAGACAAACAGCAGCAAGCATACTCTAGATAAGATTTGCTGAGCAGTGTCCAAAAAAATACCTCTGTTATAAGCCTCAGCTGATGAACATAGTCTTTACCAGGAAACAAGGGTTGTCTTGTCATGATTTCACCTAGTATACAACCCACTGACCATATATCAATTGCTGCAGTGTACTCTGAACAATTAAGTAGTAATTCTGGTGCCCGATACCAACGAGTAACAACATACTCGGTCATAAAATCTGTTTCGGATGTTGTTCTTGCAAGACCAAAGTCTGCAATCTTAAGGTCACAATTAGCATTCAGAAGCAGATTGCTAGGCTTGAGATCACGATGCAAAACATGTGCTGAATGTACATATTTGAGCCCTCGCATTAACTGATAAAGAAAATACTGCAAAAGGAACAATAACATAAACGCATTTAATAAATTATGCTTATACAAATTTCAGTAACAATTACCAACTATAACATATATTAGGTTGAGAATTTGCTTCATTGTAACAGTTATGTTACGTGCAAGGATAGAACTAATTGGAGGGGTAAAATAAgaatgaaaattattatttatatatttatttatttaaaaataagggagacttacagagttgctcaaactataggggaattaaactcattagccatactatgaagttgtaagagagagttgtggagcatcgactacgtcataatacttctatctctctcaatcaatttggcttcgtgCCCGATCATTCAaccatggaagcgatctttctcattagaagcttgatggagaaatatagagatgtgaagaaagatctacacatgacttttattgatttggagaaggtttATGATAGTAttctaagagatgtcttatggaatgtgttagaacaaaagagggtatctattaggtacatataagtgttgaaagatatgtatgaaggagcaactactattgtgtgcacagtgggatgggacacaagagattttccgatctcaattggattacaccaaggatcaactTTAAGCCCTTACcgttttacattagttttagatgaattgacgaaacatatacaagagagtattccttggtgcatgatgtttgcgaatgatattgttctgatagatgagacacgagaaggagttaatagaaagctaaAGTTTTGGAGAAATACTCTAGACTCAAAAGGCTTTAAGTTAAGCAGAACGAATACAAAATACATGCACTGCAAGtccagtgaaggccaaactagtgataaggaaggagttagtttggacggagtggtactgtcccaaaaataatcactttaaatatctcggctcagtccttcaaatagatgggggatgtgaggagaatgttagttataggattaaaaccagatggttgaagtgaagacatgtcacgggagttttatgtgatcacaagattcccaataagttgaaaggaaaattttaccatacagccatacgaccggctatgttatatgatagtgaatgttgggcactgaaggagtcgtatgcatctaagataagagttacagagatgagaatgttaaggtggatgagtggccatactagactagataaagtccgtaatgagagtattagagaaaatataggagtggtgtcaattgaggataagttgagagaagggagattgaggtggtttgatcatgtgaagcgtagacatatggaggctccagttagataagtagagcacattagattagaggatagaaagaaaaaaatgggtatacctaaattgacttggaggagagtggtACAAcacgacctagaagcattacacatttctaaggatttaacccaaaatcgtttagagtggagaaagtgaatccatatagctgaccccaaatttttgggataaaagcttagttgagttgagtttgaagaagaagaggaagaagaagaagggggggagggggggggggggttgttcGGGCTATATTCAGATGGAGAACCAATCTCACAAAGTACAGAGGAGGCCAGGCACCATCCTTTCCGCAACCTAAAGTCAGCTCAACCCAGTAGCTACCTGCTGCACATGTAGCAATGCTTTGCTTCCACATCAAGAAAGATAAAAGGGAGAGGGATAAAGAATGCTGTTATGAACTCTAATAAGGAGTAAGGGGCTGTAATTGTATGGTAAAGAGAGTAGAATAAGAAGATATAGTTGAGATGAGCTGGATGAGGTAGTTAGATAAGTCAAACTTTGGCAAGAGAAAGTTGTATAAATAACTGTTAGCAGCTGTAACAGAGGCCATTCAagaaatatcaaaattacaatcaaTTCTTCACTCTAATTCTCTCTATTCTCTTCTCTCTAAGTTCTATTTCTCTATATCTTCCTTCTCCTATTTCCCTTCGCCTTTTTTTCTCTAATCTCTCTCTAATTTCTGCTCTTCTTGGAACTAAGAATCCTGTTGAATAACGGATGCATGGAAACTAATTTAGAATCCAATCCCCCATAATGCATGTGCAGCCCACTGTTTCCATGGAGCAGGACACAAAAGTTTCTCATAGTGATATGGTGTTGGCACTCAAAGCATGAGAAGAGAGGagatagttaaatataaataaagatTTGAATCCATAAGCAATTGGGAGGGAAAAAATATTCAGCTACAATTACACAGTACTATAACAAACACAAAATCATTTATGGTGCTAACCCGACAATGATCATCTGTCAATGGTTGGTTGGAGCGTATTATTTGATGAAGATCAGTGTCCATCAATTCATAAACAATGTAGACATCATTGAAGTTCTCTTTCTGGGGAGGTTGTATGATGTCTCTAAGAGCAACAATCTGAGGAAAAGGAAATAAGAATAAGATGATTCCATCAATTTAgacaaaaaaaatgtaaaatgaATTTTACGAAAAACAATAAGATAATTATTCTACAAACTCAAGAAAGAAGCATTAAGACCATATTCCACACGCATTCAGACAATATTTGGAGTACTCCTGGAAATTTCTGTGTTATGAGTTATCTCATTCATAATTAGGCATTCAAAAgtaataagagagagagagagagagagagagagagagagagagagataaaagaaaagaaaaaggtaacCCCACAAAAAATTGGTAACTTACTACAAGCACTAGTAACATCCTTAATTCAAAACCTTGCTCGTaccaatatatatataagctTCAATTAAATAATCCAATGAATCATGGATTAAAAAGGAAAATATAAAGTTTAGAACTAGAAAAATTGATGTTCCATATCAGAACAAAAGACAGAAGACACTTCTAGAAAGCAATATAACTTGGTTAACATTAAGAACTCAGAAGCAATAGCAGCAAAGAAACTGACATTTTCATGGTCCATGTGTCGAAGAAGCTTAATCTCTCGCAATGTCCTTTTAGCATCTATCCGGTTGTCAAAAGCATTACCAATTTTCTTAATGGCAACTTCTTCTCGGGTCTCAGAATTCACAGCAGCACTGAAGGAAATAAAAAATCATATCTTCCTTCACGATGTTGGTAAGAAAAAACAATCGAGTCAAATGTAAGGATGTCACTATTTAGAGTTCACCAGAACACTAGTTCTCTGGAAAAGTAGCGGAACAGGTTTCATACACTTTTCTTGCAGAAACATTACAGAGTCAACTGGAAATAATCATCAAACATGCTGCAGACTAGTCAATATTCTGGAATAATAATAGGCACAGTATACCCATCAAAACAAATTTAAGAGATAAAACCTAATTGAACATTTTATCTATTTCTTCATAGCTTACAAATGTACCGATGCACTGATTTGTAAGTGAAACTAGTAAATTCCAATATTTTATCTATTTCTTCATAGTTTACTAATGTAATGATGCACTGATTTGTAAGCGAAACTAGTAAATTTCAACTTGccagaccaaaaaaaaaaaacctcataaTTAGATTAAAATGATGATAACAGAAGGTTCACAGCGAAAAATAAAACAGAAGATATTTCAGAGGCAAATTAGGACCACAAAAACCTGATCGAATCACGAGAATAAAGTCAACTCTATATGTTTCAATAAAGATCAACCTAATTACAGTTGAAAATTAAGCTaattttgtaaaaatattatgatcTGCATAAAAGACTCACTACAACACTTGAATAAAAAGCAAACTCAGGACAAATCTCCACTCCATCAGCAAACTTAAACAACGGACCAAAAATCTTTCgagatgaagaaaacaaaccatcATAAAAACAAGAAGATCTTCGTAGGTAAAAGAGAGGATAACAAGGAAGTGATTAAGAATCTTACCAAACAATACCATAAGCACCTCGGCCAACGGGACGAATAGGAGGGACGTACTTTCTAGAGACTTCAAAGAGGTTGCCGTACACATTGTACTGAACGTAGCGTCCTCCATGAGTAGGTATTCCTCTGATGTTACGCTCGCCGGGGCCAGAGCTTGACTCCATTGACACAGCTGGAGCTCCGAGGATCCGAATTCGGACCCGGTTACAAGTAAAAATCTGAGCTTAGACggggcagagagagagagagagagagagagagagaggttaaAGAAGGGCTATATCAAGGCGGGCGTGTCGGTAGTTgtaaagtatttttatttttgacgcttattttttgggtttttttttttttttttcactgcgTAAGGAGGAGAGGTAGGGCGAAAAAGAAACATAATAaaagcataaaaataaataaagggGGTTAGGTGGTGAGTATTAATGTGAATTTTTGAACTGGAAAAGCCTGGGTGACTCGTGAGTCGTGAAGAAATGAGACTTGTAAAGTGGGTTTTTAACTACTCTCCTTTTTGTGAAATTATGAGTTGGTGTTCCCTAATGAATGGTTTGGCAATGGTTTATCAATCGATCCAATCCAATGCCAGAATTTCGGACCAGTATTTTATTATTACTGTCGTTggctatattttttttttttattttagatttcatttgaaattgtaaatgaaatctaaatatatatatatatatatatatatatatatattaattttaaaaataaaattaagaggttaataaattaaaattttaagattaattttagaaattatattttaaaattaattttagtattgaccaagtcaaatgctAAAAATATTGCAAAAGGAGGTGTAGAAGAAATTGTGCCATTTATTACGTTTCAGCAGGGCAAGGAGTCATTAGACCAGGGAGTGGACGAAGCATTTTGAACAGTCTGAGGAGGCGAATTTTCAAAACAATGAATGGGATGATTTAAGGCAGCTGATGTTACAAATCACACATTAAATAGGTAGGGTCCACTTATTAAGGCCTGACTGTGCGCTGGTCAATAATGGAGCCTCCATGATTGGCAGAGCATATTTTTCTCCACCAGACATGAACCGACTTTCAGATTTCTTCAGATTGGAGTcggaattgaattggcaatcctCATTCCAAAATCCAATGCCATGGTGTAACAGCAGAAAGCGTTTCTTAATTCTGCATATACGCAATATAATAAGCCATACAAGATGGTACAGCCAAGGAAACATCTCACAATTAAACCATATGTATACATTCGAAAAGTCAGCTTCAAACATATTCATCACACAATCGGCTCTCCTACATTAGTACCTAACATTGGGTCAGTAACAGCACCAGATGCTCTCAAATTACAAAGTAAAGCATCGCGCCCActcaaaactatcttaaaaaaGACGTCCacttcctttgcaagaaaatCCAGCCCTTGAGAGAGTCTTTCGGCACCTGTTCTTAAATCTGAAACAGAATTTTGCAATGCTTCGACTTCAATAGGCTTTAGCCCATCTTGAATCATGGGATACAACTTCTTCACAATTGAATCAACTGCATCCAATTCCTTCAGGACTGTAAATTTTCCACCGGAAAACGTCTCTCTGATTTTGACATTCACATTTGTTTGCAAATTACAATATGCTTGTGCCCACAAGATTGTGTTTGGGACATCCAAATCTAACAAATTCTTTGAAGAAACTGAGAAGGCAGCAGCAAAAACACTGCATACAAACACTGTTAGCACCTTAACTCCATACATTGCCTGCATCAAGACCTTTCCTTTAGCTGAGTTCTTAACCTttggcagattcagtgattccACAAGATTATCCAAGATGGAGCGACAGTTCTGGACTCGTAAATTCTTTGAACTAATGTGTTTTCTCCAGCTATCAAGGGAAGATCGCACCTGCACAAATTTCTTTGAAGTGTTGGACTCCAAATTATGCAGGACACATTGAAGCAAGAGATGGCCTTGGTTAAGCCGGGAAAGCTCAGAGCTAAAAGCAATGCAAATATCGAGCAACTTTACACTAATGTCAAAGTATACATCTATCCATTTCTCATCCCACTGAGTCACAGGGAGCTCAAGATCGGTAATCAAGGTTTTTATGTCAGTATGAGTCTCACAAAGTGAATCCATCGCATAGTTCATCCATGTTAAGCTAAGAATGTCATTCTTATCCTTGGGATTAAGTTTCCCCAACCTCTCTGCCAAGGTTTCCTCAAAAGCATTCAATAAGGAAAGAAGCCTTGGAGACAATTGAGAGCCCTTTGGTGATATCATCCGGAAAGGATTCCCGAAAGAGAAGAAAGGGCGGTGTGGTTCCTGTGGCCTGCTCATCTTGATTATTTACCACAAGAAGACTGCAAAAATGCCACACAAATTCCATGAATGATTAAGAATTCTATAAGATCGACCAATACTATGCAGAATCTAGAATCGGTTGTTAGCAAGCAGAACCTAAACAAGAGAAATTGAATAATTGTGACACTATCAACACATAAGCATCTTGAAACAAATCACGAAATAACCCACAAGAGAATAAGAATAATAGAACTACAACTCCAGTCCTTCCATCTGATTCTTAAGAAATATTACATCAAATTCTTTTAAGAGAACCAGCAAGTCAAATTTCAACTCCAATTGAACCTGAGACGAATCTACCCAGTATAAACCACTTTTAGAAAGCAGCGAAACATGGACATAGACCAGAGCTCAAAACAAAATCTAACAAagtaaacttatatatatatatatatatatatatatatatatatatatatatatatatgcaaaattAACGCGACCATATATCTAAGAGCGTCGGGTCACAAACAAAATAAATTACATCCATCTTGAGATTCatctatgaaaaattaaaaatacttttttttttcttttcttttctttctcataaCAAGGACTTGGGGGAAAACAATCCATCCCATAACTGAGTTTCAATTCATGcctctaattattaaattaaaccaTTAAAAAACCCAAAAGaaacaagaagaagaaattaATTTAGATTATTGCCACTCAGAACAAGCTAAGCAAAGCAAATCGATCGAGAAAACTTACCAAAAAAGAAAGATCTGTTGATTAGAATATCGAAAACGGTAGATTAAGCAAAAGCTGCAACTGGTTTGTACAAATTTATGGAAACAGACAACAAAAAATGAAACCTAGATGCTTCTTCTAGCGAAGAAACAATAATCTCAGAACCACAAAAAACAAAATCTAGAAGAAGACCCAAATTCTTTTACaggggaagaagaagaataatGGAGAAGAGAGATTCGTACCTAACACGAGATATGAAATTTCGCAGAAAGTCTCAAACGCGTAACACAAGGTGGAAAATTTCGACTTTATCTCTCCGTTGATTTTTCTCATCAACAACCACAAATCAAAATAGAATAAAGGTTAGGTGTTGAATTATTGGATGAAGGTAATGATGCAGTCACAAGCTGTTATGAGAAGTCTGTCACCGATATTACACGTGGAATAGAAAGAATGGTAAGTTGAGATAGCCGCTAGGGTTACGAGTTACGACGTTTAATGGGGATGCTTGGTTGCTTTTCCTGGGGCGGCTGGCAgcgaaattttattatttttatttattagaaaaagaaaacaaatgatGAGCAAGAGTGTGTGGGCCAGAAAGGAAGCTCAATTTGCGATTGCATGTAATCCAACGGATAGAAGAGCGTCGTCGGTCCATTTAATGTCAAATACGACAATGTTTGGCCGCTCTATCTGTCCGTTTTTATTAATGGAATAATTCAAGGAAGCAGCGCCTTCTTGTAGTAACTCATACGGAATGGACTTTTGTTGTTAACCCTGTTTTGGGCTAAGCCCAACTTTTCTGGGCTATAAATATGTAACTTTATGGGACTTGTCGTTCTCATGTAATGAATAATTGTAAGGGAAATTATTAAAtacattcaaaaaaaaaaatacttatttatataaatataaaatttgctttataatttatggaagAGTTCACATACATGTCTATTCTTATATAccgaatatatttaataatatctGGAATTgtaattcagaaaaaaaaaaaaagagagaaaatttttatcaaaaaaaaaaaaagacattgaTTAGGATGAGGAGAATGGatgtctgaaaataataaatttaattacaatttgtGATGGATTTGAGGAAAGTCATGAAAAGGTATTCCTCATAGAGTATGGTTTTGTTAGTATTTGGTTTCCGTACCAACATGATGCCTCTAATCCTCTACTAATACGTAACACCCAAGTGAGGAAGCAGAAAATGGTTTCACTCGTCAATGCCTGCCGGGGCAGAgtcataaaattttaattggacaaaattaatatattaataaaatatttttctcacaCATATTTATAAGGGTgtgtaaaatatataatatataaaaataatataaaatattcaactataaaaattatatatggattaaaaaataaataaaatctctaTATATAATAAGTATTATAAATTGTAGTTTTGATTATTATTAATATaactttataatataaattatattatttaaaaaaaaataaaaatatgtaaaattaaagtattatatcaaatatatatattcaaaagTCAAAAATAAATATGAACTCTAAATAATTACATTGTATAATATAATAGCATAagactaaaaaaaataataattattaaaattaaaacaataaaatacatATATTATGTAAAAATAAATGTACAATAAAATTAATCAATCCAATATTTGCATGAGAATTGACATCGCTAATTAACTTTATCTACTTGTACTTAAGcaagtaattttttaattaaagtgAATAAAGGagaaaaagtaaaatacaaagaaagataaagaaaaaaaaattatatttacccataaaaagaaaggaataacaaaaagaaaaacaaaaaaaaatatctcATATGATTTAAAAATGATGTTATATGAAGTTTTAAattgtaaatataaaatttaaataatcgatttttaattcaaattcaaatcataatatataaattataaattattagagatcaataaaaaatttaagagataattcataaaatgtatttatttaatatttttacaaatatttataaagtttaataaaaaaattaagaaattaattaataaaaaaataaatatttaatatttatgatatttgcggatgatattgttctgatagatgagacacgagaaggagtcaataaaaagctagaactttggagaaatactctagagtcaaagggttttaagttaagtagaacgaaaacataatacatgcattgtaagttcagtgaaagccaaacagatgatagggaatgagttagtttgaatggagtgatactgtcccaaagtaatcactttaaatatctaggctcagtccttcaagtaaatAGGGGTTGTGAGAAGGACGTTAGTAATAGGATTAAAtccagatggttgaagtggagacgtgccacgggagttttatgtgatcgtaagattcccaataaattgaaagaaaaaatttaccgtacagccatacgaccggctatattatatggtagtgagtgttgggcactgaaagagtcgtatgcatctaagataagagttgcagagatgagaatgttaaggtggatgagtggccatactagactagaaaaaatctataatgagagtattagaaaaaaggtaggagtggtgccaatt carries:
- the LOC110635926 gene encoding mitogen-activated protein kinase homolog MMK2 — its product is MESSSGPGERNIRGIPTHGGRYVQYNVYGNLFEVSRKYVPPIRPVGRGAYGIVCAAVNSETREEVAIKKIGNAFDNRIDAKRTLREIKLLRHMDHENIVALRDIIQPPQKENFNDVYIVYELMDTDLHQIIRSNQPLTDDHCRYFLYQLMRGLKYVHSAHVLHRDLKPSNLLLNANCDLKIADFGLARTTSETDFMTEYVVTRWYRAPELLLNCSEYTAAIDIWSVGCILGEIMTRQPLFPGKDYVHQLRLITELIGSPDDSSLGFLRSDNARRYVRQLPQYPRQNFAARFPNMSPGAVDLLEQMLVFDPNRRITVDGALRHPYLAPLHDINEEPVCPSPFIFDFEQPTFTEENIKELIWRESVKFNPDP
- the LOC110635927 gene encoding protein BPS1, chloroplastic yields the protein MSRPQEPHRPFFSFGNPFRMISPKGSQLSPRLLSLLNAFEETLAERLGKLNPKDKNDILSLTWMNYAMDSLCETHTDIKTLITDLELPVTQWDEKWIDVYFDISVKLLDICIAFSSELSRLNQGHLLLQCVLHNLESNTSKKFVQVRSSLDSWRKHISSKNLRVQNCRSILDNLVESLNLPKVKNSAKGKVLMQAMYGVKVLTVFVCSVFAAAFSVSSKNLLDLDVPNTILWAQAYCNLQTNVNVKIRETFSGGKFTVLKELDAVDSIVKKLYPMIQDGLKPIEVEALQNSVSDLRTGAERLSQGLDFLAKEVDVFFKIVLSGRDALLCNLRASGAVTDPMLGTNVGEPIV